The genomic segment gcctaatctagacttgaagaggtctaccgctctgctgtcgtcgctggctagaacagacgtctcagtcattgtgtccatcatgataGGTTACTGcatgatcggaaaatatgccgATAGACTGAAGTAAAGTCTTTTGcagcagccaattcgaataagaattgcgacctttgggggctcaagaagtaaaatagagagatcgaattatatgggagcagtatcgggctttagaccggttcagaccataataagaaCGTATGTGGATGATCATGAGAAAATAtgtcgtacaaagtttcagacaaatcggataagaattgcgacctctagaggctcaagaagtcaaaatcccagatcggtttatatggcagctatatcagaatatgaacagatttgaatctggggacttgacttcttaagcttctagagtgcacaattcctatccgattggctgaaattttgcacgacatgttttgttatgacttccaacaactgtgttacgaatagttcgaatcggttcataacctgatatagcttccatataagccgatctggggtcttgacttcttgagccactagagggtgcaattattatccgattcagctgaaattttgcatgggatgttttgttataactttcaacaactgtgctaagaatagttcaaatcagtcagtaacctgatatagctgccatataaaccgatatgggatcttgcctttttgagcttctaaagggcgcaagtattatccgatttggctgaaatttgcacaacggcttctctcatgaactttaacatacgtgtcgaatatggcatgaatcggtttattgcCTAATagagcttccctataaaccgatctttctattttacttcttcagcccctaaagtgcgcaattcttgatagatttggctgaaattctacacaatgacttctactatggtctccaatattcagttcaattatggtccgaaatgaaccataacttgatattgttccaataacagcaattcttttcttttatcctttgtttgcctagaaagagataccgtggcaagagcttgacaaatgcgatccatggtggagggtatataagattgggcccggccgaacttagcacgctcttacttgttttgttttcataccgTAAGCATTACTTCGAAGCGCCTATCCTTTCATAGATAATTAATGAAACATTACTGCAGGGAATAATTCTCTTGCTACTCTATTAACTCAAACTTGCATACAGTATTGTAAGCGGGTGGTTCCAATCTCGTTTACAGAGTTGGAAGAGAGTATGCAATAAATATTACGATTTTCtctcaatatttaaaaaaaaattaagggagAGCGGGAGCGAGAGAGGGATTTTAAAGATAACAAACTGCTTTTTACCCATGTTTGAAAGACGACAGACTGTCATGTCTACGTTTTCTTAATTAACATTTAAAGTATTTAACTCTAATTGATTTTGTAAagctaatttaaaataaatattaagttCACGTCGTTGGCTTTCCTGAAGGTTTTTAGAAACGCAAACAGAACCGCCCCTATTAAGCAAATAATTTTTACAATTACTTTACTGCTTCTGCGAAGCGCTTTTTTATACTCTGATTAGGATTCATTGAGGAAGCGCATTCAAGAGGGACAATTCTTTCAATATCATCAGTGAATTCCTCAAGATGGCTAGCGCTTTAAGTCCGAATCTTCCTTTACAAGCGTGctgaattttcagaaaattttatgcTGGGTTAACAAAAAAGCATGGCCATCTTTCATGAAAAGATGTTTGCAAAtatagaaattggaaaatagtGGCAGATCCAACAATAGTGATGTGGGTGAATGCTTAGAAGTTTCTTGGTTCAACACTCGGCTGCTATAAAaggtaaagttttatttaatttataattgcaatgtttCATATTTAAGTTGTCTTCTTCAAAACAGTTGATTAATTGATAGCGTGGGGTTGGGGAGACAGACGGAACTAAGTGGGTTGTGTAATTATGATGTGTCCGCCAATCTCCAATTGGATGCTTCAAAGAGCCGGaaatagcgatttttttcaataatatcACCTTTCAGTTTCAATGCTAATGTGAATGTAATGTGTGTTAAAAGTGAACTAATAGTATGTTAAAACAATTTCGCAGCTATTAAGATATTATTGAACTTGTAAGGAGCATATAATTCTTTTGCGCCATAGGAAATTTAATATTTCCCAATTTTCGTTCAGTGTTGAGGTCCAACATTTCTTGAGTGAAAGTACGCATTTACAAAAATGAAGCATTATTATATACAAATGAATTCATTACGCGGTGCAAAAATTATCAAAGCAAAAGTTTTCTTGCAATGAAGACGAAAAAATAACCAATGCTTTCAATACTGCCCAGTAACAAAAAGCAACTCTAAAATTTCGATTGAGATATGctaatgcatttcttatggcaacgaaaatttcatttgagctacatgTCACCCTAAAGAATCCTCAATGAAAAAGGGTACGCCTAAATAGGGAGCTGATATCTACGGGGGTATTAAGAATTGCCTGATGTCTAAAGTCattgacattttctaaatttatACACTTCCACTTAACATGGTGCCATAATTTTGCAACGATGACTTAAAACATTCAAGGGGATTGCATATCAatatgaatacaaaaaaaaaatattttgtctttgCTTAAGGTAAAAGCGGAAaccaatgaaatttttggttAATTAATGTTACTTTCATTCTTGTTTTCAAGCTCTTCTCCAACACTTGGTCTTCCCCCTCAGTTGTTGTGCATAAATTTTCAGTTTTGTTTACCATCGCAAATTTGGGCAATCGACGCATAATTGCATTGGTATTGGTGATGGTGATGCTCGATGTTGATGGGCAAATAcaaaacccataaaaggccaAGGTGAAGTCATGTTTTACTCAGTTACTCAGATAAAACTCTAGGAATAAAGGTGGAACAATGAGTTATAAGCTCTCCTTGTCCATTTTGGCCGTTATATGCATGGTGGCCACCAATGAAGCCGCCTCATTGCGGGTACCCATGCACACCTATTTGGATTATGAAGGTGTTCAGAAGAATGTGGGAGACTCGCGTCAGGCCTACGAAGAAGATGGTTTCTCGGGAGAAGATTCGGATACAGAAGATGAAGATGATGCCGAACGAATACATAAACATATAATTCAACAGCAACAAGCTCAACTGCAAGCGGTAAATGACTCGCAAGAGGGTAGCGAAGAAGACTCCGAAGAGGAGGATGACAAAGATGATGAACCTTCATTTTTGGGTCATCGCATAAGACGTGATGTAGCTGACGCTATTGAAACTTCTGCCGCTGATGCAGCCCCTATAGAACCTGTAGtcaataatgaaattttggataataCGAATCCCGCTGTTGACCCAAGTAAAGTTATTGTGGAAACCGAAGAATCCGCTACCTCTCCCCAAATCACATCTCCACCATCCAGCACTAGTGTGTTAATTCAAATAAGTGATGCCATTAACAAGGTTACAACTCAATTGCCCAACACAGAAGATGTTACTGCATGGGGTCCCCAAGAATATTTCCAACTCTTTGGCTATTACTTACGACAAACCATTAAACAAGTCCTTGGAGATAGTAttaaagatgatgatgatgacgatgacaaaAAGGAAGAGACAGCTACAATTATTTCCGAATCATCTACAACTGCTGTAGATGCTGAAAAAGAAATCCCATATGCCGATGGTGATAAAGACAGGCCAGCCTTCGGCGCAGACAAGGAGAAGGCTCCAATGGAAAGCAAACCAGTGGCAGCTGAAATTCCACCACCTATAGCGGACGAAAGCAACAAGGTCTAGGTTTGAGTCTCTGCTTTAGTGTTAAAAATAGCTAAAATTAATATGTTAATTATTTATTGAAAACtagaataaaaaatttcgttttgcaAAAGTTCAGAATTATCTGATTATTTTGGCTTAAGTTCAGTTTACTGGCAAAGTCGCACATAATAAAATGTTGTTTCCTGTAAACTGCACTTTAGCTTAACTTAAACAGCAGCTATGGAAGGTTTCTCAGTTAAatatttatgataaaaattatATGGCGGGAATACCCAATTTAACTTTCCTTTTTGGATCTTTTGATCGACCAATATTTACATAGAATATTTAATTGGATTTTCTTAGTACCGGCTCTTACTGCTAATTGCTCGTAATGATACATAAACTGTATGGTTGTTTGGTACAACTGTTATTCAACTATAGTACTTATTCTTTACCAAAAAGTATTCAAAATATTGCATTCTAAGGAGGAGGGAGAAAAAATTTATGGAGATATAATCATTTTAAGTTCAGGAAATGGATCCAATGTAATCCATGAAATCTTTTAAAAATCTCGGGTTAATAAAATACCTAAAAtaccccataggatggggcatactaatctactcattatttttgtaacacctcgaaatattgatcttcgaCCCGATAAAGCGTACATATTCTGGACCATCTTGACATcgatgtcgatctagacatgtccgtccgtctgtggataTCAGTCGAACgccaacatataaaccgatatcccgatttaacttcttgagtccctaaaagCCGCAATCGTTGCCAGAAATTTTACTCTTAAAGCGGGACGGTAACGCAAGTAGAGCCCTAAAATTGAAGAATATGATGGATGAAAGAGAAGAGCAGAAACGCCTTAACCGCCGTTAAAAATGAGTTGAACTGGGCCCCTGAAGCTCATTCACCGCTTTAGAAAAATAGTCAATTAGAAAAGTCTAGACCATCGCATAACACGCATTACTCATGGGATCAAACATTTCTAGAATGATATTCGCCCTCGCACCACTGTGCCTTAAATTTACAACGATGACGATCGTAAAAAATACAAGAGGGTTGTATATcaatatgaataaaaaaaataattttgtttttgctggaGGTAAAAgcgaaaacaaatgaaatttttggggAATTGATtttactttcatttttttttaacgctCTTCTCCATTGCCGGGTGCCCCTCCGTTGGTTGTTGTGCATAATTTTTCGTTGTGTTTGCTATCGCAGATGTTGGCAATGGACGCATTATCGcattggtgttggtgttggtcgATGATAATGGGGAAATACAAAACCTATAAAAGGCCAATGTAAAGCCATGTTTTTACTCAGTTAATTGATTAAATCCGTGGGAGAAAACTCCAAGAAAAAAGCCGAAACGAGAAAATGAGTTGTAAGCTCTCCTTGGCCATTTTGGCAATTGTGTGTCTGGTGGCCAGCATTGAAGCGGCCTCATTGCGGGTACCAGTGCACGCCTCTTCGGATGCCACTGTGGTGCACAAATTGGATTACGAAGGTGTTCAGGAGAATGTGAGAGGCTCGCGTCAAGCCTACGAAGAAGATGGCTCCTCAGGGGAAGATTCGGATGAAGATGATGAGGAAGATGATGCCGAGCGGATACAGAAGAATATAATTCAACAGCAACAAGCCCAAGAGCAAGCGGTTAATGACTCGCAAGAGGGCAGCGAAGAAGACTCCGAAGAGGAGGATGACGACGATGAAgaagacgatgatgatgatgaacctTCATTCTTGGGTCGTCGCAGAAGACGTGATATAGCAGACGCTGTTGAAACTGATGCAACCCCTGTAGAACCTGAAGCCAATAATGAGATTTTGGAGAGTTCGAAACCTGCCGTTGTCCCAAGTGGAGATAATAAAGAAGAAGTTATTGTAGAAAATATAGAGGGTATCGAAGAATCTGCTGCCTCTTCCCCAGGCACATCTTCCCCCTCTAGCACAAATGTATTAATTTTAATTCGTGATGCCATTAAAAAGGTTACCACCGAATTGCCTAACTCCGAACAGGTGGCTGCCAGTGCCCAACAATACTTTCAACTCTTTGGACATTTCTTACAACAAACGATTGAACAAGTCAttggcgatgatgatgatgacgatgaggtAGATGCTGTGGCTGCGGCAATTATTCCAGAAGCTCCAACAGTGACTGTGGAAGCTGAAAAAGAAAACCCATCTGCCGATGGGGATAAGGAAATGCCAGCCACTAGCGAAGACAAGGATAAATCTCCAATGGAAGGCAAACCTGTTGGTGCTGAAATTCCAGCACCAGAAGCTACAGTACATGACGAAGTCAATAAGGCCCAGGTTTGAGTTTCTGTTTTAGTTTAAAAGTAGCtagtattttaatttatttatttattaaaaattagaataaaattttcgttttgtacaaaattttaaatattttgacttAATTTTGAAGCATCCAGCAATGGATTTGACCAGAAAAGATCATAGCCGGCACTATGTATAAAAAACTAGATCCTGGATGAATATGGATGTTCTTTGCCCGCTAAAGGATAAATATGGATAGGTTAGGTtttcgttttcgtccattgataccacaggaacaggagaaggaagatgccttgtaggtcctaccgttgaaccattcaggtcgctttagaaagcccaacaccttgcgaatgttcacatccgctaaattagacaagttccaaaagaaatgagaaactaaagtggaactccttctgactgccagtgcgggacacacacacaacagatgttcacagtctcttcttcctcgacgtcctctcaGCTTCTGAAGAAGAAGTTGTTAATTGCATCCTTCAGTCTGATCAGACAGTGaactatcatgacggacacaatgactgagacgtccgcTCTACCCAGTCGTAGTAAAGCGGAAGACCCCATCAAGTCTAGACCAGGCCACATCattttgtatcaaggataacacagtgtccgtaggcgccgcatgaccaaaggaaAATCTCTCTTAGCCTCACAATAgtagtcgcagcaatttgtttagCCACGATGTCCAGAGACAttgggtgtagcattaaattcagtacatcaaATGGTGCCGTCATCAGTGCGGcattgatgcacaaacaagccatcctttagatccggttgagtattgaacagtaggtggacttttgaagcgccgtccgtCAGACCTCAACCCATATAtcgttataggtctgacaattgcagtataaACCCAGTGCCTTACACGTGGTTGGCACTGGCACAGGTgtgtagggcaagagttgcctttcttgccctttccaaaatgttggatttgaagttcaatttcctgtcttgcaaaacacccaggtattatacgctttcagtaaatggaacattctctcctcccaaggagacaagtgccactgtaggcaacttgtatctcctgctgaaaagaactacttctgtcttgcccggatttacgcctagaccaatTTCGGAAGCCGACCTCGCTGTCGCACGTAGAATTTCCTGAGGAATATGACTatgagtgctgggaaactttcaccTAACAGCAATTGCCACGACATCAGcatacgcctttttcttccagatacAATAACATATATCGTTAATGGCTACATACAAAAGTAGAttagacagtacacctccttgaggtgttcctctgctaacCTTCtgttagatctacagatctTAGTCCTGCCGTAATTCATCTTTTAGAAAGTAAGttaataataaattttcttacagTAGCATCGATGTCTAGAAACTCCATcatcttcatgattgacgtcggttttacattattgaaagcaccttccaTGTCATGAAATGCTATCATTGTGTATTTCTTGACAGCAAGAGAACCCTATATGTAGGTGACTAGGTTGTGAAGGGCGGTTTTAGAggacttgcctttactatatgcatgctgttgccgagactgGCGATCTCCAGGTatttttgccctaagatatgtttctatcaacattTCAGGAGTCTTCACCATAAAAGAAGATCAGACTAATAGGACCAAAATCTTTCACCCTTGTGTGGTTaggtttcctgcttttggaatgaaaattacctttatGTCCCTCCAACcaacaggtatatacgacatgctgatacaaacagAGTAAATCTCAGTAAATCAAGGAGCCAGTCTGTCGGACACAGCCCGTAATTCaaacggtgatacatcatcagagcctggcgacttaaagcagTCGGAAcattttatcgcccaaaggattttcgactcaatTTCCACAATAACCTTCGACGAATgaataccagtgacaacctcttctggcgccacgttgtctgtTGTAGAATTCTCCGGCAATGTATATCAATGAGTTGTTCTACGcagttaaaaataattttgaaaaacaacaacttttgtcccaaaagcaaaataaaacaagtaaaagcgtgctaagttcggcagggtcgaatcttatatatcctccaccatggatcgcatttgtcgagttcttttcccagcatctcttcttaggcaaaaaaggatataagaaagatttgctctgctattagagcgatatcaagatatggtccggtttggaccacaattaaattatatgttggagacctgtgtaaaatgacagccaattcgaataagaattgcaccctttgggggctcaagaagtaaaatagagagatcgatttatatgggagatgtatcgggctatagaccgattcagaccataataaacacgtatgttgattgtcatgagagaatccgtcgtacaaaatttcaggcaaatcggataataattgcgatctctacaggatcaagaaatcaagtccccagatcagtttatatggcagctatatcaggctatgaaccgattagaaccttatttgacacacttgttgaaagtaagaataaaatacgtcttgcaaaatttcagccaaatcggataagaattgcgccctcgagaagctcaagaagtcaaagccccagatcggtgtatatgacagctatatcaggttatgaacctatttgaatcatactacgcacagttattgtatattgtaacaaaatactacgtacaaaatttcatt from the Stomoxys calcitrans chromosome 1, idStoCalc2.1, whole genome shotgun sequence genome contains:
- the LOC106094965 gene encoding nucleolin, which produces MSCKLSLAILAIVCLVASIEAASLRVPVHASSDATVVHKLDYEGVQENVRGSRQAYEEDGSSGEDSDEDDEEDDAERIQKNIIQQQQAQEQAVNDSQEGSEEDSEEEDDDDEEDDDDDEPSFLGRRRRRDIADAVETDATPVEPEANNEILESSKPAVVPSGDNKEEVIVENIEGIEESAASSPGTSSPSSTNVLILIRDAIKKVTTELPNSEQVAASAQQYFQLFGHFLQQTIEQVIGDDDDDDEVDAVAAAIIPEAPTVTVEAEKENPSADGDKEMPATSEDKDKSPMEGKPVGAEIPAPEATVHDEVNKAQV